In Phoenix dactylifera cultivar Barhee BC4 chromosome 11, palm_55x_up_171113_PBpolish2nd_filt_p, whole genome shotgun sequence, the following are encoded in one genomic region:
- the LOC103721240 gene encoding LOW QUALITY PROTEIN: 9-cis-epoxycarotenoid dioxygenase, chloroplastic-like (The sequence of the model RefSeq protein was modified relative to this genomic sequence to represent the inferred CDS: inserted 2 bases in 2 codons; deleted 4 bases in 4 codons), with protein sequence MASPSARPAAANPISRAHQLSPLLGLDRSISIKQLRKPRQHPTSIHCSASSHSLLNLPAHSSSYHPPSLYVKEAATITKPSSKPDQRKHRRDDGRSNRPQWNFLQRLASAALDSVEDAFISNVLERPHPLPKTSDPAVQIAGNFAPVGEQPPHHDLPVSGHIPPFINGVYVRNGANPHFQPVAGHHFFDGDGMVHAVHLRNGAASYTCRFTETERLRQERALGRPIFPKAIGELHGHSGIARLLLFYARALFGLVDPSHGTGVANAGLIYFHERLLAMSEDDLPYHVRVNPSGDLETVGRYDFDGQLRSAMIAHPKLDPVSRELFALSYDVIQKPYLKYFHFSPAGEKSPDVEIPLDQPTMMHDFAITENFVVIPDQQVVFKLPEMIRGGSXVVYDRSKDLPFGILPKHAADASEMKWVDVPDCFCFHLWNAWREPGTGEVVVLGSCMTPXDSIFNESDETLRSVLSEIRLDPTTGQNPPDGPFWAPTDQLNLEAGMVNRNKLGRKTRYAYLAIANPWPKVSGFAKVDLFTGEVAKFIFGEDRYGGEPYFVPGTASSPREDDGYVLTFMHNEKTSQSELLIVNAVDMRLEASVKLPSRVPYGFHGTFINSKDLESQA encoded by the exons ATGGCCTCTCCCAGTGCTCGCCCAGCCGCAGCCAATCCAATCTCTAGGGCCCACCAATTGAGTCCCCTTCTGGGCCTGGACCGCTCAATATCCATCAAACAACTAAGAAAGCCTCGGCAACACCCCACGTCCATCCATTGCTCCGCCTCCTCCCATTCCCTCCTCAACCTCCCCGCCCACTCCTCCTCCTACCACCCACCTTCTCTTTATGTCAAAGAGGCGGCGACAATTACGAAGCCCTCGAGCAAGCCCGATCAACGGAAGCACCGCCGCGACGACGGCCGGAGCAACCGGCCCCAATGGAATTTCCTCCAGCGGCTGGCTTCCGCGGCGCTGGACAGCGTCGAGGACGCCTTCATATCGAACGTGCTCGAGCGCCCGCACCCGCTGCCCAAGACCTCCGACCCCGCCGTCCAGATCGCCGGCAATTTCGCCCCGGTCGGCGAGCAGCCCCCCCACCATGACCTCCCCGTCTCCGGCCACATCCCGCCGTTCATCAATGGGGTATACGTGCGGAACGGCGCCAACCCGCACTTCCAGCCGGTCGCCGGCCACCACTTCTTCGATGGGGACGGCATGGTCCACGCCGTCCACCTCCGCAATGGCGCCGCCAGTTACACGTGCCGCTTCACCGAGACGGAGCGCCTCCGGCAGGAGCGCGCCCTCGGGCGGCCCATCTTCCCCAAGGCCATCGGCGAGCTCCACGGCCACTCCGGCATCgcccgcctcctcctcttctacgCCCGCGCCCTCTTCGGCCTTGTCGACCCCTCCCACGGC ACCGGCGTCGCCAACGCCGGGCTCATCTACTTCCACGAGCGCCTGCTCGCCATGTCGGAGGATGACCTCCCCTACCACGTCCGCGTCAACCCCTCCGGCGACCTCGAGACCGTCGGACGCTACGACTTCGACGGCCAGCTCCGCTCCGCCATGATCGCCCACCCCAAGCTCGACCCCGTGTCCCGCGAGCTCTTCGCTCTCAGCTACGACGtcatccagaagccatacctcaaGTACTTCCACTTCTCCCCCGCCGGCGAGAAGTCACCCGACGTCGAGATCCCCCTCGACCAGCCGACCATGATGCATGACTTCGCCATCACCGAGAATTTCGTCGTGATCCCGGACCAGCAGGTGGTCTTCAAGCTCCCGGAGATGATCCGCGGCGGCT CGGTCGTCTACGACCGGAGCAAAGACCTCCCGTTCGGAATTCTCCCCAAGCACGCCGCCGACGCGTCGGAGATGAAGTGGGTCGACGTCCCGGACTGCTTCTGCTTCCACCTCTGGAACGCATGGAGGGAGCCCGGCACCGGCGAGGTT GTCGTCCTCGGCTCCTGCATGACGC GCGACTCCATATTCAACGAGAGCGATGAGACCCTCAGGAGCGTGCTGTCAGAGATCCGGCTCGACCCGACCACCGGCCAAAATCCACCCGACGGCCCATTCTGGGCCCCTACCGACCAATTGAACCTTGAGGCCGGAATGGTGAACCGGAACAAGCTCGGCCGGAAGACCCGCTACGCCTACCTGGCCATCGCCAATCCATGGCCCAAGGTGTCGGGCTTCGCCAAGGTCGACCTCTTCACTGGCGAGGTGGCCAAGTTCATCTTCGGCGAGGACCGGTACGGCGGGGAGCCATACTTCGTGCCG GGCACCGCGTCGTCGCCGAGGGAGGACGACGGCTACGTCCTCACCTTCATGCAC AATGAGAAGACATCCCAGTCGGAGCTGCTCATCGTCAACGCCGTCGACATGCGGCTCGAGGCGTCGGTGAAGCTGCCATCCAGAGTTCCTTATGGCTTCCATGGGACATTCATCAACTCAAAGGACCTGGAATCACAGGCATAA